A stretch of Imperialibacter roseus DNA encodes these proteins:
- a CDS encoding nucleotidyltransferase family protein: MKLEANKIETIKTYFKTRPVLKAYLFGSYVRDEADQESDIDILVELDYSQRIGLQFVQMQIDLEKLLSSPVDLVSSNGLSHYIKPIVDSEKQLIYAR, translated from the coding sequence ATGAAATTGGAAGCCAACAAAATAGAAACCATCAAAACCTACTTTAAGACAAGGCCTGTCTTAAAGGCCTATCTGTTTGGCTCTTATGTGAGAGATGAAGCAGATCAGGAAAGTGATATAGATATATTAGTTGAGCTTGATTACTCACAAAGAATAGGACTTCAATTTGTGCAGATGCAAATTGATCTGGAGAAGCTCCTGAGCTCTCCGGTTGATCTGGTTTCCTCCAACGGACTTTCGCACTACATTAAGCCGATCGTTGATAGTGAAAAACAGCTTATTTATGCGAGGTAG
- a CDS encoding HepT-like ribonuclease domain-containing protein, whose protein sequence is MRGRLGDEVRLRHIYDAILEIELYVAGKSFSDFMDNSMMRFACIKQLEIVGEASNHISAETKNIFSSVEWTQIVGMRNIFVHEYFGIDANLVWEILTNDIPELKDKVKEILDGYSSE, encoded by the coding sequence ATGCGAGGTAGACTGGGCGACGAAGTCAGGCTTCGGCATATCTATGATGCCATTCTTGAAATAGAATTGTACGTGGCTGGCAAAAGCTTTTCAGACTTTATGGACAACTCAATGATGAGGTTTGCTTGCATCAAGCAACTAGAGATTGTCGGTGAGGCCAGCAATCATATCTCGGCCGAGACAAAAAATATTTTTTCGTCAGTTGAATGGACACAAATTGTTGGTATGAGGAACATTTTTGTGCATGAATATTTCGGAATTGACGCCAACCTGGTTTGGGAGATCCTTACGAATGACATCCCTGAATTAAAGGACAAAGTGAAGGAGATTCTTGATGGGTATTCCTCAGAGTAA
- a CDS encoding lamin tail domain-containing protein — MTFRAICCSIILTSCLSFHSLCQVIDDFSDGDLSINPVWQGSTGYFIFNVAENKLQSQGPSATESYYISTINEFMNWTTWDFSVKLNFDPTNSNNIRVYIASDQQDLLGSLNGYFIRIGENGSADGIDLYRQEGTTVTKLQDGPDGQVATSPDVRIRVQRDDIGNWEITADLSGGASFTDDVLTYFDDTFTSTSYFGVVVNQTTTNKNNYYFGSLSVTADLTVESIEAISKNTVKLLFNQAVTEATVSETSNFTIDNAITVNSATRSAGNSSRVDLTVSDLSTDDYFLTVSNLIKEQTGTLQGVIDPIAFSYTQLTLSDIITPSSTELKLIFNDNLDETAAETVSNYTINGGIGTPVSAVLNPSNAKEVLLTLGAELGEQAYELALPNGLSNASGNSQIESSAAYDFDFVVPLIAEAVEVMSKNQLTISFNKAVAVGSAQTLENYFVNKGIGIPSLAAIGAEPNEVVLTLGTSLLNDSYEVSISNLTDESSTPLSPEPTVLAFSYLLLTITDISVTGEKTLQLTFNQAVDPSSAALVSNYSLNDAFGNPQTASVSEADDKIVELTFSEDFFNFTYELTINGVVNADGNASAENLVEAVMVSKPTPLGTLIITEIFADPNPKGIIPESPVLPTASGAEFVEIYNPGTHSINLNGFNLTGGSIGNHSIGGGAYLAMMPTTYFADYAGLANAITVTSWNSLTNSGEVITLKDQLGNIIDEVTFSSSWNDDSEKDGGWSLEKINPEPACESSANWRTSIDEKGATPGTQNSVFDDSPDTTAPTVAEVEIVDEETIAIHFNEKMGTDLAGITASLNGEDAAGFSFPDDQTLSITLTMPLVSEAQYALELAGLSDCAGNPMANGSIDFYYDTKPPVPVQAVLRSFSSLLLRFDEPLKETDAEKEENYKIVDLDIAPTKASLLAESSQSVLLEFEEPFAVGASYEIEISNLKDTLENVMANPITLVFSVEQHIDSVWAEGANFLSVSFNMVPDNGSMASADNYLLDSKAKPLKVIAVAQNIARLIFESNFSENKDLTLSVSNLTNSDADELITPDYTFRYDTKSPVIDSIVAMDAFHLVVYFNEELQASYAEATGNYEWQQHHHPDSAILQPDRKSILLSFDEPFPQETEQQLSVVNLKDLYGNQITKAVTKPFVYDTLPPRVNGVIVTSPKTLEISFSEAVTADASAADHYLLGNKQPIVAKRILPDSNIVALTFAESLPDVNNIPLLIDGISDFHGNVTEKISAQVNNEDLQPGKVTAVSENKVLISFNKALSDGFDVSKVEGKDIEATQMGPEPHLIELETSSKFEEDSLYNYTFNGLTSTGGIALGASKSISFTYYSRVKQVTSNHPVVAELLLSVQVNKDSLSMTTNMMVEPGAIIPSLVLEDTDEPNKVNIYFDKNLPFNETLVLSFSELYDVWGRKIPDQSIPFVIDAHPPTVENVFSRLFSEVIVEFSEKVSSSTALSPNHYTVLGLAQPDHVVFTGADQLSVSLSFKNEFVDKTTYQLVVKNVEDISGNLMQADTLSFTYARPNIPKTGEVLITEIMADPSPTVGLPEVEYVELYNNSDVDFELSAFKFVNSDKAFELGEGRLTSGGYLILCSPNDAPSLADFGVVVGLTGWSALSNTKDSLSLINYYDEVIDQAVYTTSWYKDSQKDEGGWSLERILGESACGEDYRWAASKNELGGTPGSANSLTFSEVDSVAPTLVSIAVVAPNQLSLVFSEWVSEIGLTGLQVTVSSGPEAASFELGEDQTSVLATLKQTFTPGSEYMVTVSGVVDCSGNKMKVAEMKVGVGRSPTFGELIISEVMPDPDPTQGLPEAEYIEIFNPTSEWISYNGVSLIVGEKQATFPNGAIPPGSFLILGSSGNQPRLKEFGSTLAITSMPSLNNDGDDISLYIEGNLLHRMQYDDDLFTDNAKRDGGWALEIIDVNLPCAGEENWTASTNENGGTPGQINSVNNTLGDGTPASLMEVIPTSDSTLLARLSEQVIIDADKLQISMTPSLGELTIQSNLLTNNFTIQFQESISPGTFYTVSLSGLVDCRGNISPAEQLSASFILPSPSDSLDVVINEVLFNPRSGGVDFVELYNRSDKYLDINGWEVGNILTATGEPNDFNTITNSNHLLAPGHFLALTESPTTLKGDYPSAKEEAFFEADLPTYPNTEGGVIIRNADGRVLDWFNYDEDLHSPFLEDVKGVALERVSVEHETNDPENWESGVSTTGFATPGYNNANQRAGQPATGKVSAEPQAFIPGDALNGFTEITFDSSLTNARIDVYIYDMAGRKIKTLTQGQIVADGSFFRWDGSTDKGEMARVGVYIIQIEYFNAAGQKDVVRTTVAVGARF; from the coding sequence ATGACTTTCAGAGCTATCTGTTGCTCCATTATTCTCACTTCTTGTCTTTCATTTCACTCTCTTTGTCAGGTAATTGATGATTTTTCGGATGGGGATTTGAGTATAAACCCTGTATGGCAAGGGAGCACGGGCTATTTTATTTTCAACGTTGCGGAGAATAAACTCCAAAGCCAAGGGCCCTCTGCAACAGAGTCATACTACATCAGCACGATCAATGAGTTTATGAATTGGACGACCTGGGATTTCAGTGTTAAGCTCAATTTCGACCCCACCAACAGCAACAACATCAGGGTATACATAGCCAGCGATCAACAAGATCTCCTAGGCAGCTTGAACGGCTATTTTATAAGAATTGGCGAAAACGGCTCAGCAGACGGTATCGACTTGTATAGACAGGAAGGAACCACCGTCACCAAGCTCCAAGACGGGCCTGATGGGCAGGTTGCTACAAGCCCCGATGTGAGAATAAGAGTACAGAGAGACGATATTGGCAACTGGGAAATTACGGCAGACCTAAGCGGTGGAGCGAGCTTTACAGATGATGTATTAACTTACTTTGACGACACCTTCACCTCAACTTCCTATTTCGGTGTTGTTGTTAACCAGACTACAACAAACAAAAATAACTACTATTTCGGCTCTCTTAGCGTCACAGCTGACCTAACCGTAGAAAGTATAGAAGCCATTTCTAAAAACACCGTCAAGTTGCTTTTCAACCAAGCAGTGACTGAGGCTACAGTTAGCGAAACATCTAACTTCACAATCGACAATGCCATTACCGTAAATTCAGCGACCCGCTCAGCGGGCAACAGTTCTCGGGTCGATCTAACGGTTAGTGACCTATCAACTGATGACTACTTCCTGACAGTGTCAAACCTGATAAAAGAACAAACTGGAACGCTTCAGGGAGTAATTGATCCCATTGCCTTCTCCTACACCCAACTCACCCTTTCCGACATCATCACTCCCTCCTCCACCGAACTAAAGCTCATTTTTAACGACAACCTGGATGAAACAGCAGCAGAAACGGTATCGAACTACACTATCAACGGTGGCATCGGCACGCCCGTCAGTGCTGTGCTCAACCCTTCCAACGCAAAAGAAGTTTTGCTCACGCTCGGCGCTGAATTGGGAGAACAAGCCTATGAACTGGCCTTACCCAATGGCCTGTCCAACGCTTCCGGTAATAGCCAGATCGAATCGAGTGCTGCCTATGATTTCGATTTTGTTGTTCCACTCATCGCAGAAGCGGTGGAAGTGATGTCCAAAAACCAATTAACCATCAGCTTCAACAAAGCCGTAGCAGTTGGGTCAGCCCAAACACTGGAAAACTATTTTGTCAACAAGGGCATCGGCATACCCTCCTTAGCGGCTATTGGCGCTGAACCAAATGAAGTGGTGCTCACCCTGGGCACTAGTCTGCTCAACGACAGCTATGAAGTTTCCATTAGCAATCTGACAGATGAGTCATCAACCCCGCTTTCGCCAGAGCCTACGGTTCTCGCCTTTTCTTACCTGCTTTTGACCATCACAGACATCAGCGTCACCGGCGAAAAGACATTACAGCTTACGTTCAATCAAGCAGTCGATCCAAGCTCCGCAGCACTCGTTTCCAACTACTCGCTGAACGACGCTTTTGGCAATCCGCAAACAGCCAGCGTTTCCGAGGCAGATGACAAAATTGTTGAGCTTACTTTTTCTGAAGACTTCTTCAATTTTACCTACGAGCTTACCATTAATGGCGTAGTCAACGCAGATGGCAATGCCTCAGCTGAAAATCTTGTCGAAGCCGTGATGGTGTCGAAACCAACTCCTTTGGGTACACTCATCATCACCGAAATCTTCGCCGACCCTAACCCTAAAGGTATCATCCCAGAATCGCCAGTGCTGCCCACTGCCTCAGGCGCCGAGTTTGTAGAAATCTATAACCCGGGCACTCACTCCATCAACCTGAATGGCTTCAACTTAACAGGTGGATCTATTGGGAATCATTCAATTGGTGGCGGTGCCTACCTCGCCATGATGCCAACTACTTATTTTGCTGATTACGCTGGCCTTGCCAATGCAATCACTGTAACCAGCTGGAACAGCCTCACCAACTCCGGCGAGGTCATCACACTGAAAGACCAGCTCGGGAACATCATTGACGAGGTGACTTTTAGCAGCAGCTGGAACGACGACAGCGAAAAGGACGGCGGATGGTCGCTGGAAAAAATCAATCCCGAGCCAGCCTGTGAAAGCAGCGCCAACTGGCGCACGTCCATCGATGAAAAAGGAGCCACGCCCGGCACTCAAAATTCCGTTTTTGACGATTCGCCTGACACAACTGCACCAACCGTTGCGGAAGTAGAAATTGTAGACGAAGAAACCATCGCCATCCATTTCAATGAGAAAATGGGCACTGACCTCGCTGGTATTACAGCAAGTCTTAATGGAGAAGATGCCGCTGGTTTCTCCTTTCCCGACGACCAAACTCTGTCTATTACACTGACCATGCCTTTGGTTTCGGAAGCTCAATATGCGCTTGAGTTAGCTGGACTAAGCGACTGTGCAGGCAACCCTATGGCCAACGGGTCTATTGACTTTTACTATGACACCAAGCCCCCGGTTCCAGTGCAAGCGGTGCTTCGCTCATTTAGCAGCTTGTTGCTCCGGTTCGACGAGCCTTTGAAAGAAACTGACGCAGAGAAAGAGGAAAACTACAAAATCGTCGACCTGGATATTGCTCCCACGAAAGCCAGTCTTCTGGCTGAGTCCTCTCAGTCAGTCCTTTTGGAATTTGAAGAACCATTTGCGGTGGGTGCCTCCTACGAAATAGAGATAAGCAACCTGAAAGACACGCTGGAGAATGTGATGGCAAATCCAATCACCCTGGTATTTTCCGTGGAGCAACACATAGATTCGGTGTGGGCGGAAGGAGCCAATTTTTTGTCGGTTAGTTTCAATATGGTTCCTGACAACGGATCAATGGCATCGGCAGACAATTACCTTTTAGATTCGAAAGCTAAGCCGCTGAAAGTAATTGCGGTAGCCCAGAACATTGCCCGGTTAATTTTTGAAAGCAATTTCTCTGAGAACAAAGACCTGACTCTTTCGGTCTCCAACCTGACCAACTCAGATGCGGACGAGCTCATTACCCCAGACTACACTTTCCGCTATGACACCAAGTCACCGGTAATCGATTCTATCGTTGCAATGGATGCATTTCATTTGGTGGTGTACTTCAATGAAGAGCTGCAAGCTAGTTATGCGGAAGCCACCGGCAACTACGAATGGCAGCAACATCACCATCCTGATTCGGCAATTCTACAGCCAGACAGAAAGTCTATCCTGCTTTCATTTGATGAGCCTTTTCCTCAGGAAACCGAGCAGCAGCTTTCGGTGGTTAACCTGAAAGACCTTTATGGAAACCAAATAACCAAAGCTGTTACCAAACCCTTCGTTTACGACACCCTTCCTCCCAGAGTAAATGGGGTGATCGTTACCTCACCGAAGACGCTCGAAATCTCATTTTCAGAAGCAGTCACGGCCGATGCTTCAGCGGCTGACCACTACCTCTTGGGCAATAAGCAGCCTATCGTAGCCAAAAGAATACTGCCGGATTCCAACATCGTGGCCCTCACCTTTGCTGAGTCGCTGCCCGATGTTAACAACATCCCTCTTCTCATTGACGGTATCTCAGATTTTCATGGCAATGTAACCGAGAAAATAAGTGCCCAGGTCAACAATGAGGACCTGCAACCTGGAAAAGTCACGGCTGTTTCAGAGAACAAAGTGTTGATCAGTTTCAACAAAGCACTAAGCGACGGATTCGATGTCTCTAAGGTTGAGGGCAAAGATATTGAGGCTACGCAAATGGGGCCGGAGCCGCATTTAATTGAGTTGGAAACCTCTTCAAAATTTGAAGAAGACTCGCTCTACAATTATACATTTAATGGACTTACTTCCACAGGCGGCATTGCCCTTGGCGCATCAAAATCCATCAGTTTCACCTACTATTCTCGGGTCAAGCAAGTTACTTCCAACCATCCTGTGGTGGCTGAGCTTCTGCTTTCGGTGCAGGTAAATAAGGACAGCCTGTCTATGACCACCAATATGATGGTTGAGCCGGGAGCAATCATCCCCTCTCTTGTTTTGGAAGATACAGACGAGCCCAACAAAGTAAATATCTACTTTGACAAAAATCTTCCCTTCAACGAAACCCTGGTGCTCTCTTTTTCCGAGCTGTACGATGTATGGGGTAGAAAAATACCTGACCAATCCATCCCATTTGTCATCGATGCACATCCACCAACAGTTGAGAACGTCTTCTCCCGATTGTTCTCAGAAGTCATCGTGGAGTTCTCGGAAAAGGTTTCCAGTTCAACAGCACTCAGCCCCAATCATTACACCGTTTTAGGGCTGGCGCAACCGGATCACGTAGTGTTCACAGGCGCTGATCAACTTTCGGTTTCGCTATCTTTCAAAAATGAGTTTGTCGATAAGACCACCTATCAATTGGTAGTGAAAAACGTAGAAGACATCTCTGGCAACCTAATGCAAGCCGATACCCTTTCATTTACCTATGCCAGGCCAAACATTCCAAAGACTGGAGAAGTCCTGATCACGGAGATCATGGCAGACCCAAGCCCAACGGTTGGTCTGCCTGAGGTAGAATATGTCGAGCTATATAACAACTCCGATGTCGATTTTGAGCTCTCTGCATTTAAGTTCGTCAATAGCGACAAGGCTTTTGAGCTTGGGGAAGGCCGCCTCACGTCTGGTGGCTATTTAATCCTGTGTTCTCCCAACGACGCTCCTTCCCTTGCTGATTTCGGAGTAGTAGTGGGCTTGACAGGCTGGTCGGCGTTGTCCAACACGAAGGATTCCCTGAGCCTGATAAATTACTATGACGAAGTCATCGACCAGGCAGTTTATACCACCTCCTGGTACAAGGACTCCCAAAAAGACGAGGGTGGCTGGTCGCTTGAACGGATTTTGGGTGAATCAGCGTGCGGGGAGGACTACCGCTGGGCGGCTTCAAAAAATGAGCTTGGCGGCACTCCGGGCTCGGCTAATTCTCTGACTTTTTCGGAGGTCGACTCGGTGGCTCCGACGTTGGTGAGTATAGCCGTTGTGGCACCCAATCAGCTAAGTCTGGTGTTTTCAGAATGGGTGAGCGAAATCGGGCTTACCGGTCTGCAAGTGACTGTCAGCAGTGGGCCTGAAGCGGCCTCGTTTGAATTAGGCGAGGATCAGACGAGCGTGCTGGCGACACTGAAACAGACGTTCACTCCAGGATCTGAGTACATGGTCACCGTCAGCGGAGTTGTGGACTGTAGTGGCAACAAAATGAAAGTAGCTGAGATGAAGGTTGGTGTTGGCAGATCCCCCACTTTTGGAGAGCTCATCATCTCTGAAGTAATGCCAGATCCCGACCCAACACAAGGTTTGCCGGAAGCGGAGTACATTGAGATCTTTAACCCCACCAGCGAATGGATCAGCTATAACGGAGTGAGTTTGATCGTAGGAGAGAAGCAAGCTACTTTTCCTAATGGGGCTATTCCTCCCGGGTCTTTTCTCATTCTCGGCAGCTCGGGAAACCAGCCCCGATTAAAGGAATTTGGGTCCACACTTGCCATCACTTCCATGCCCTCTCTGAATAATGACGGCGACGACATTTCCCTCTATATTGAAGGTAACCTGCTTCACCGCATGCAATATGACGATGACCTTTTTACCGACAACGCAAAAAGGGATGGTGGCTGGGCCCTGGAAATTATCGATGTCAATTTGCCGTGCGCAGGTGAAGAAAACTGGACTGCTTCTACCAACGAAAATGGGGGAACGCCTGGTCAAATCAACTCGGTGAACAATACCCTGGGCGACGGCACACCTGCCAGCTTGATGGAAGTTATCCCAACCTCCGATTCTACACTGCTGGCACGGCTCAGCGAGCAGGTCATCATCGATGCAGATAAATTGCAGATCAGCATGACGCCTTCGCTCGGAGAGCTCACTATCCAGTCGAACTTGCTTACCAACAATTTTACCATTCAGTTTCAGGAAAGCATCAGCCCCGGAACTTTCTACACGGTCTCTCTTTCGGGTCTGGTTGACTGCCGGGGAAACATCAGCCCGGCAGAACAATTGTCAGCCAGCTTCATCCTTCCTTCGCCCTCCGATAGCCTGGACGTAGTGATCAACGAAGTCTTATTCAACCCGAGAAGCGGTGGTGTCGATTTTGTGGAGCTTTACAACCGCTCCGACAAATACCTTGATATCAACGGTTGGGAAGTAGGCAACATCTTAACAGCCACAGGAGAACCCAATGATTTCAATACCATTACCAATTCAAATCACCTGCTCGCACCAGGCCACTTTCTGGCGTTGACCGAATCGCCCACAACCTTAAAGGGCGATTACCCCTCGGCGAAAGAGGAGGCATTTTTTGAAGCAGACTTGCCCACTTACCCCAACACGGAAGGCGGAGTGATCATTAGAAATGCGGATGGCCGGGTACTCGACTGGTTCAATTACGATGAAGACCTCCACTCGCCTTTTCTTGAGGATGTCAAAGGAGTAGCTCTGGAAAGAGTTTCCGTGGAGCACGAAACAAATGACCCGGAGAACTGGGAGTCAGGCGTATCGACGACGGGCTTTGCGACACCAGGTTACAACAACGCCAACCAAAGAGCCGGGCAACCCGCTACCGGTAAAGTATCCGCCGAACCGCAGGCCTTTATCCCTGGCGATGCTCTTAATGGTTTCACCGAAATCACCTTCGACAGTTCCCTGACCAATGCCCGTATTGACGTCTATATCTACGACATGGCGGGCAGAAAAATCAAAACGCTTACGCAGGGTCAGATCGTGGCAGATGGCAGCTTCTTTCGATGGGATGGCTCCACCGACAAGGGTGAAATGGCAAGAGTGGGTGTCTACATTATACAGATTGAGTACTTCAATGCCGCTGGTCAGAAGGACGTAGTACGTACCACCGTGGCGGTGGGAGCCAGGTTTTAA
- a CDS encoding helix-turn-helix domain-containing protein, whose product MSASDILLVIISGLGVTHGLFMAVILWLYPKGNPLSNKLLSGLLIVLSFRVGKSVFLEFTTSTDIKIIFVGLSAIMAIGPLYYLFALSSTQKSFRLKAKHGVHFLPAVVGFIGGWQFEEHHAETLPMLLFISIFLAYYLHFLVYLLVTYRYILQQRKAGLNTDVFDLLRLLFYGLLAIWVVYVLNLLDEFIPYIIGPILYSIVAYVISFIVFRKGYIEQIDQTKYKTTPVTEEQREQIFKKVLKHIVHEKEYQNPGLTLKSLSTSLNLSPQIVSQVINLESGKNFNHFVNTYRIEEARHLLKLEHFKNQTIAAVAYEVGFNSISSFNTAFKKLTGKTPVTFRSEVSK is encoded by the coding sequence ATGAGTGCAAGCGACATTCTTTTAGTCATCATTAGCGGTCTCGGCGTGACTCACGGATTGTTTATGGCCGTTATTTTATGGCTGTACCCAAAAGGAAACCCCTTATCCAACAAACTTCTCAGCGGACTTTTAATTGTTTTGTCTTTCAGGGTGGGCAAATCAGTTTTTCTTGAGTTCACTACCAGCACTGATATCAAAATCATATTTGTTGGTCTAAGTGCCATTATGGCTATTGGGCCACTGTACTATCTCTTTGCATTATCAAGCACGCAAAAATCGTTTCGATTGAAAGCCAAGCATGGTGTTCACTTTCTTCCTGCCGTTGTGGGGTTCATTGGCGGGTGGCAATTCGAGGAGCACCATGCGGAAACGTTGCCGATGCTGCTGTTTATTTCGATCTTCCTGGCCTACTACCTCCATTTCCTGGTCTATTTATTAGTTACCTACCGGTATATTCTTCAACAAAGGAAAGCCGGATTGAATACCGATGTTTTTGATTTGCTGCGACTCCTCTTTTACGGGCTGCTGGCCATTTGGGTGGTGTATGTTTTGAACCTGCTGGATGAGTTTATCCCCTACATCATTGGCCCTATCCTCTATTCCATTGTGGCTTATGTTATCAGCTTTATTGTTTTCCGCAAAGGATATATCGAGCAGATTGATCAAACAAAATACAAGACCACTCCGGTGACTGAGGAGCAGCGAGAGCAAATTTTTAAGAAGGTGCTAAAGCATATTGTTCATGAAAAGGAATACCAAAATCCAGGCCTTACCTTGAAGTCACTCAGCACCTCGCTGAACCTGAGTCCACAAATTGTGTCGCAGGTAATCAACCTCGAGAGTGGAAAGAACTTTAACCACTTTGTGAATACCTACCGCATTGAGGAAGCCAGACACCTGCTCAAATTGGAGCACTTTAAAAACCAGACCATTGCCGCAGTGGCTTATGAAGTAGGCTTCAATAGTATCTCCAGCTTCAATACTGCCTTCAAGAAGCTAACCGGAAAAACACCTGTGACCTTCCGCTCTGAGGTATCAAAATGA
- a CDS encoding type 1 glutamine amidotransferase domain-containing protein, translating into MSGKGKLIKWSLIVVGGVIVSIVLFGVWFMSLFPDLPESAAAIKATSPSELTYLTQDVIPHRGKILAVVTSTAVMGNSDKATGYELTELARAYYVFQANGFEVDVASPLGGTPPVVIDGDDMTALDYAFLNDPLAQAKMAETIAMKNVDADAYEAIYFVGGKGAMFDFPEDIYIQSIVQGFYESGKVVGAVCHGPAALVNVTLTNGTPLLANQTVSGFTNREELLLIPDAAEIFPFLLQDKLTEKGAVFNEGFIYLNRVSRNGNLITGQNPWSTWAVAEQMIEQMGFTPKRRAITSEENTIAILEVYETDGYRKAKAAIDERCAADVTSVDRKLLAMHSIVAAMQFEMVKAINLIRLLSYSNGYL; encoded by the coding sequence ATGTCTGGAAAAGGAAAACTGATCAAATGGTCACTCATTGTTGTTGGCGGGGTAATTGTTTCTATTGTGCTTTTTGGAGTTTGGTTCATGAGTCTATTCCCTGACTTGCCCGAGTCGGCTGCAGCTATCAAAGCTACATCTCCCTCTGAGCTAACTTATCTCACCCAGGATGTAATACCACACCGTGGGAAAATACTGGCGGTGGTGACCAGCACCGCCGTGATGGGCAACAGCGACAAAGCCACAGGATACGAACTCACAGAATTGGCGAGGGCCTATTACGTGTTTCAGGCAAATGGTTTTGAGGTGGACGTGGCTAGTCCTTTGGGCGGCACTCCCCCCGTGGTGATTGATGGCGATGATATGACAGCGCTCGATTATGCCTTTTTGAACGACCCATTGGCTCAGGCCAAAATGGCAGAAACCATCGCTATGAAGAATGTGGATGCCGACGCTTACGAGGCCATTTACTTCGTGGGTGGAAAAGGCGCCATGTTTGACTTCCCGGAAGATATTTACATTCAGTCTATTGTACAGGGATTTTACGAATCCGGAAAAGTAGTGGGTGCTGTTTGCCATGGGCCAGCCGCACTGGTTAATGTAACACTGACCAACGGAACCCCGCTTTTGGCCAACCAAACTGTTAGTGGATTTACCAACCGGGAAGAATTGTTGCTCATTCCTGATGCGGCAGAGATATTTCCTTTTTTGCTCCAGGATAAGCTGACCGAGAAAGGCGCCGTTTTCAACGAGGGCTTTATATACCTCAATAGGGTGAGTAGAAACGGAAATCTTATCACGGGGCAAAACCCCTGGTCTACCTGGGCAGTAGCAGAGCAAATGATCGAACAAATGGGTTTTACGCCAAAAAGACGGGCCATTACCAGCGAAGAAAATACCATTGCGATACTGGAAGTGTATGAGACTGACGGTTACAGAAAGGCGAAAGCAGCTATTGACGAGCGCTGCGCAGCCGACGTGACGTCCGTGGACAGGAAACTTCTTGCGATGCACAGCATTGTTGCTGCCATGCAGTTTGAGATGGTTAAGGCCATCAACTTAATCCGGTTGCTATCTTATAGTAACGGCTATTTGTAG